A region from the Triticum aestivum cultivar Chinese Spring chromosome 3D, IWGSC CS RefSeq v2.1, whole genome shotgun sequence genome encodes:
- the LOC123077610 gene encoding acrosin isoform X2 has product MKELRPKKARENEKLEGTRSPSRPLGLIHTASGCHRSPASAAALHLAVDSANPSAVADSPPPCRPAPPGAIPSITQPASCNPRLDPAPPPLNPILTLPPNPHRQLPTPTPPTHAAVHSHPRRTRIPAQSHRRIRSKSGSTAAGSQIHHDASRSTVPKSWSLSTRFDQIHVAQGDLTEKGEKDHREVFMARFMFQILAHNRRCSDPSIWDKEDP; this is encoded by the exons ATGAAAGAATTGAGGCCCAAAAAGGCGCGGGAGAATGAAAAATTAGAAGGCACTCGAAGCCCATCACGTCCACTCGGCCTTATCCACACTGCATCTGGCTGCCATCGTTCTCCCGCATCAGCTGCCGCACTGCATCTCGCCGTCGACTCCGCCAACCCTAGCGCAGTCGCCGACTCACCCCCTccttgccgccccgccccgcccggcGCCATCCCCTCCATCACGCAGCCAGCCTCCTGCAACCCCCGCCTCGACCCAGCACCGCCGCCTCTGAATCCCATACTCACGCTGCCACCAAATCCCCATCGACAACTCCCCACACCCACACCTCCGACGCACGCCGCCGTCCATTCGCATCCACGTCGCACCCGCATCCCCGCCCAGAGCCACCGCCGCATTCGGTCAAAATCGGGCAGCACGGCAGCCGGCAGCCAGATCCACCATGATGCATCCAGATCCACCGTGCCCAAGTCATGGAGCTTGTCCACAAG GTTCGACCAGATCCACGTTGCCCAGGGGGACCTGACGGAGAAGGGGGAGAAGGACCATCGGGAGGTCTTCATGGCACGTTTCATGTTTCAGATCCTTGCCCACAACCGGCGCTGCTCCGACCCTAGTATATGGGACAAG GAGGATCCCTGA
- the LOC123077610 gene encoding WAS/WASL-interacting protein family member 3 isoform X1: MKELRPKKARENEKLEGTRSPSRPLGLIHTASGCHRSPASAAALHLAVDSANPSAVADSPPPCRPAPPGAIPSITQPASCNPRLDPAPPPLNPILTLPPNPHRQLPTPTPPTHAAVHSHPRRTRIPAQSHRRIRSKSGSTAAGSQIHHDASRSTVPKSWSLSTRFDQIHVAQGDLTEKGEKDHREVFMARFMFQILAHNRRCSDPSIWDKVRPLSRFALLSFLHFLRLDSRMGSSQEDP, translated from the exons ATGAAAGAATTGAGGCCCAAAAAGGCGCGGGAGAATGAAAAATTAGAAGGCACTCGAAGCCCATCACGTCCACTCGGCCTTATCCACACTGCATCTGGCTGCCATCGTTCTCCCGCATCAGCTGCCGCACTGCATCTCGCCGTCGACTCCGCCAACCCTAGCGCAGTCGCCGACTCACCCCCTccttgccgccccgccccgcccggcGCCATCCCCTCCATCACGCAGCCAGCCTCCTGCAACCCCCGCCTCGACCCAGCACCGCCGCCTCTGAATCCCATACTCACGCTGCCACCAAATCCCCATCGACAACTCCCCACACCCACACCTCCGACGCACGCCGCCGTCCATTCGCATCCACGTCGCACCCGCATCCCCGCCCAGAGCCACCGCCGCATTCGGTCAAAATCGGGCAGCACGGCAGCCGGCAGCCAGATCCACCATGATGCATCCAGATCCACCGTGCCCAAGTCATGGAGCTTGTCCACAAG GTTCGACCAGATCCACGTTGCCCAGGGGGACCTGACGGAGAAGGGGGAGAAGGACCATCGGGAGGTCTTCATGGCACGTTTCATGTTTCAGATCCTTGCCCACAACCGGCGCTGCTCCGACCCTAGTATATGGGACAAGGTCCGCCCCCTCTCTCGATTTGCTCTCCTTTCCTTTCTTCATTTCCTTCGATTGGATTCACGGATGGGTTCGTCACAGGAGGATCCCTGA